A genomic segment from Candidatus Latescibacterota bacterium encodes:
- a CDS encoding DUF1049 domain-containing protein: MWIIRGIILLIGAVGLVWLGTKNAGTRVTFHFFTRTFVDVEMNLVLVVTFFLGMIVWAVGAWIREAQLMLKLVRERKLNKKLKGELSDLRTLPLEDDEDVDTDPVL, encoded by the coding sequence GTGTGGATCATTCGTGGTATCATTCTCCTTATAGGTGCCGTAGGGCTGGTCTGGCTTGGAACAAAAAACGCGGGCACCCGAGTGACATTTCATTTTTTTACCAGGACATTTGTCGATGTTGAAATGAACCTCGTTCTGGTTGTGACATTTTTTCTGGGAATGATTGTCTGGGCGGTGGGAGCATGGATCAGGGAGGCTCAGCTTATGCTGAAACTGGTCAGGGAGAGAAAACTTAATAAAAAATTAAAAGGAGAGCTTTCGGACCTCAGGACTCTCCCTCTCGAGGATGACGAAGACGTCGATACGGATCCTGTATTATAG
- the miaB gene encoding tRNA (N6-isopentenyl adenosine(37)-C2)-methylthiotransferase MiaB, which translates to MDERLKVLDMMKTYYESFGCQMNAFDTEVIESMMIASGFETVQTAGEADVIVVNTCSVRENAEQRAIGRLNDLSRNRAVLVVCGCMAQRMGDSLFKKVSGLSLIVGPDNYLGLVSAVISIIEGGEKNVITEQDENAAYRLGSTSDEKDKRVSRFLSITRGCENFCSYCIVPYLRGPVRSRDIAHILHEVDILTAAGAEEITLLGQNVMAYNRDGIDFTGLIRHILENSDIRRLRFLTTHPRDVDKKIFQIMNEDQRLCPHIHLPFQAGSDRVLSLMGRGYTRQHYLDIVSEARKIRPDLAITTDIIVGFPSETDADFEETLGVVRDCRFDSAFTFKYSPREGTSAYKMDDDVSSELKKERLARLNSLVQKIRKEILESRVGLTDEILLDARVKKGEYLFWKGRTPHFRNVLVSRADLNNGDVLQVYLTGIRNFTYIGEVV; encoded by the coding sequence TTGGACGAAAGGCTGAAAGTACTGGACATGATGAAGACCTACTATGAGTCATTTGGATGTCAGATGAACGCGTTTGACACTGAGGTCATCGAATCCATGATGATTGCCTCAGGGTTTGAGACTGTACAAACAGCCGGAGAAGCTGATGTCATAGTTGTAAATACGTGCAGTGTGAGGGAGAATGCGGAACAAAGAGCAATAGGCAGACTTAACGACCTTTCAAGGAACAGGGCTGTTCTTGTCGTTTGTGGATGCATGGCCCAGAGAATGGGTGACAGTCTTTTCAAGAAAGTCTCTGGGTTGTCCCTGATTGTAGGTCCGGATAACTACCTCGGACTTGTATCTGCTGTCATTTCGATTATTGAAGGCGGAGAAAAAAATGTGATCACGGAGCAGGACGAGAACGCAGCATACCGCCTGGGGTCGACATCTGACGAGAAGGACAAGAGAGTCTCCCGTTTTCTCTCGATTACCCGCGGATGTGAGAACTTCTGTTCCTACTGCATCGTTCCTTATCTTAGAGGCCCAGTGAGAAGTCGGGATATCGCTCACATTCTTCATGAAGTGGATATTCTAACTGCGGCCGGCGCAGAAGAAATTACTCTTCTCGGTCAGAACGTAATGGCTTACAACAGAGATGGCATCGATTTTACAGGTCTCATCCGACATATCCTTGAGAACTCTGATATCAGGCGATTGAGATTTCTCACTACTCATCCTCGAGATGTCGACAAAAAGATATTTCAGATAATGAATGAAGATCAACGGTTGTGTCCCCATATCCATCTCCCATTCCAGGCCGGAAGCGACCGTGTGCTTTCTTTGATGGGGAGGGGGTATACCAGGCAACATTATCTCGATATTGTCTCTGAGGCACGTAAGATCAGGCCGGACCTGGCAATTACTACCGATATCATAGTCGGATTTCCCTCGGAGACTGACGCGGATTTTGAGGAGACACTGGGTGTCGTAAGGGATTGTAGATTTGATTCAGCTTTTACATTTAAATATTCGCCAAGAGAAGGTACGTCGGCATACAAAATGGACGATGATGTTTCTTCAGAACTGAAGAAGGAAAGACTTGCAAGGCTGAACAGCCTTGTACAGAAGATAAGAAAAGAGATTCTGGAATCGAGAGTCGGGCTGACAGACGAAATCCTTCTTGACGCTAGGGTTAAAAAGGGGGAATATCTTTTTTGGAAAGGTCGAACGCCGCATTTCAGAAACGTTCTCGTAAGTAGAGCCGATCTGAATAATGGGGATGTTTTGCAAGTCTACCTGACAGGGATACGAAACTTCACCTACATTGGTGAGGTGGTGTGA
- a CDS encoding SPOR domain-containing protein: protein MNFRSVRREINRKEYANARTAIEESIDGLRGRSLDQARMILASVETDSDQAVRLYREVVASGRKGEAFKAKVELAKIYYALGSYREVIETLGRIPDDSRSSERMEAHYFKGLASKELGDSERAEIEFALVDRGDYLYWGYMALAEIDIQYGRVSNAVERFEMIAGSHSNPVAGFKLGECYEILGEHEKAINVYRNLKRLFPESLEAPQAREKLQALDRVTSRKRHISSGGGEREETTASIIDYASSSDQLYTLQFGAFSVRENAEIFAAELREAVEGLRVESSESRGRIWYRVRVGRYPTREKAEADALRFMEQTGYSSKVLPLE from the coding sequence TTGAACTTCAGGTCTGTCCGGAGAGAGATCAACCGCAAAGAGTACGCCAACGCCAGGACTGCGATTGAAGAGAGTATTGACGGTCTCAGGGGCAGATCTCTCGATCAGGCCAGGATGATACTTGCTTCAGTTGAAACAGACTCGGATCAAGCTGTCAGGCTTTACAGAGAGGTCGTAGCTTCAGGACGTAAGGGAGAAGCTTTCAAGGCGAAAGTGGAACTTGCGAAGATTTACTATGCGCTTGGAAGTTACAGGGAAGTCATCGAAACTCTTGGTCGTATACCTGATGACTCCCGTTCCTCGGAAAGAATGGAAGCTCACTACTTCAAGGGACTTGCCAGCAAGGAGTTGGGTGATTCTGAAAGGGCGGAGATTGAATTCGCTTTGGTAGACAGGGGAGATTATCTCTACTGGGGCTACATGGCTCTCGCGGAGATCGATATACAGTACGGCAGAGTCAGCAATGCGGTAGAAAGATTCGAGATGATTGCGGGAAGCCACTCAAATCCTGTCGCGGGATTCAAGCTCGGAGAATGCTATGAGATACTTGGCGAACATGAGAAAGCAATTAATGTTTACAGAAATCTGAAAAGACTTTTTCCTGAGTCATTAGAAGCGCCCCAGGCGAGAGAAAAACTTCAGGCACTCGACAGGGTAACCAGCAGAAAAAGACATATTTCGTCGGGAGGAGGTGAAAGGGAAGAGACGACGGCAAGTATTATTGACTACGCGTCATCATCCGATCAGCTCTATACGTTACAATTCGGCGCGTTCAGCGTGAGAGAAAACGCCGAGATCTTTGCCGCAGAACTCAGAGAAGCCGTCGAGGGCCTTAGAGTGGAATCGAGCGAGAGCAGAGGCAGAATATGGTACAGGGTAAGGGTCGGTAGATACCCGACTCGTGAAAAGGCCGAAGCTGACGCGTTGAGATTCATGGAACAGACCGGATACTCGAGCAAAGTCCTTCCTCTCGAATAA
- the mtaB gene encoding tRNA (N(6)-L-threonylcarbamoyladenosine(37)-C(2))-methylthiotransferase MtaB has protein sequence MKAGKTFSITTLGCKLNQFESECIRQELIRLGWECRDFGAKSSFSIVNTCTVTGKTDSRCRNAVRRAKRASPDGFVLVTGCYAEVSPKVLEMMDEVDFVLGNVQKESIPLELERLAGSQLDLISDSKSEKHFHGIDDFNKHSRAFIKIQEGCDSSCTYCIIPRARGSSRSIPRDDVLAQVIRLENNGIEEVVLTGIHIGRYGYDLPERIKLDTLISDIISRTDKVRLRLSSIEMNEVSHGILSLMVSSERLASHLHIPLQSGDDDILKAMNRPYSTSGFLAKLDEVKKTSMDISIGTDIITGFPGETDVRFRNTRNFLKALPFNYFHVFAYSRRPGTPADSMKDQVSPEVKKSRSRKLIRLGKKKKLEFMRSRTGKREIVLVQGKAKRHSRFLTGLTGNYCEVSLKAPRAKYGKLCPVEITHFSRGRLYGILSE, from the coding sequence CTGAAAGCCGGAAAGACATTTTCGATAACAACCCTTGGCTGCAAACTGAATCAGTTTGAATCAGAGTGTATAAGACAGGAACTTATCCGCCTTGGCTGGGAGTGCAGGGATTTCGGAGCGAAATCTTCTTTCAGTATTGTGAATACATGTACTGTCACAGGCAAAACGGATTCACGTTGCAGGAATGCGGTAAGAAGGGCCAAACGCGCGTCTCCGGACGGTTTTGTGCTTGTGACTGGATGCTACGCTGAAGTATCTCCGAAGGTTCTCGAAATGATGGACGAGGTCGATTTTGTTCTGGGAAACGTCCAGAAGGAATCCATACCTCTGGAACTTGAAAGGCTTGCTGGGAGTCAGTTGGATCTCATTTCAGATTCAAAATCTGAAAAACATTTTCACGGTATTGACGATTTTAACAAGCATTCGAGGGCATTTATAAAGATCCAGGAGGGATGCGATTCATCCTGCACCTACTGCATCATTCCAAGAGCTAGAGGTTCTAGTAGAAGCATTCCAAGAGATGATGTTCTCGCTCAGGTTATAAGGCTGGAAAATAATGGTATAGAAGAAGTGGTCCTTACAGGTATACACATCGGGCGGTATGGATATGATCTCCCCGAAAGGATAAAGCTGGATACTCTCATTTCCGACATAATCTCACGCACGGATAAGGTGAGGTTGCGATTAAGTAGTATAGAGATGAACGAAGTGAGTCACGGCATTCTCTCATTGATGGTATCGAGCGAAAGACTGGCTTCTCATCTCCATATCCCACTACAGAGTGGCGATGACGATATCCTGAAAGCCATGAACCGACCATATTCTACGAGTGGTTTTCTGGCAAAATTGGATGAGGTGAAGAAAACATCCATGGATATATCGATAGGCACTGATATAATTACCGGGTTTCCGGGAGAGACCGATGTAAGGTTCCGGAATACCAGAAATTTCCTGAAGGCTCTTCCTTTTAATTATTTCCATGTCTTTGCTTATTCGAGGAGACCAGGGACTCCGGCGGACAGCATGAAGGATCAGGTATCACCAGAGGTAAAAAAATCGAGAAGCAGGAAACTTATTCGGCTCGGTAAGAAAAAGAAACTCGAATTCATGCGATCCAGAACGGGTAAACGGGAGATAGTCCTCGTTCAAGGAAAAGCAAAGCGCCATTCAAGGTTCCTGACCGGCCTTACAGGGAATTACTGCGAAGTCAGCCTCAAGGCTCCTCGGGCGAAATATGGAAAACTCTGTCCTGTAGAGATCACTCATTTTTCGAGGGGCAGACTCTATGGGATATTGAGCGAATAG